In Bacteroidales bacterium, the following are encoded in one genomic region:
- a CDS encoding C25 family cysteine peptidase — MKKLFSFFILACIGFLSFAQNWVNINSETPKAAKILLTAADINNSAFNVELKGFYIENVTIPQGQKIRITVENTTPILEAGAPDLPKTATSLIVPDNQAMDVVVTYSNYVEYQNIDIAPSKGNFTRDIDPSTVPYTYGPAYSQNQFYPGTLAELREPYILRDFRGQTVITYPFQYNPVTKVLRVYHNLSLNVVPTQGQVINPFIRTEPLTKLNKEFSNIYNIHFLNYNTNYKYTPLDEHDRMLIICYGNFMSAMQPFVDWKNDIGIPTEIINVSTAGTTAAAIKTYVTNYYNTNKISFLLLIGDATQVPTFTVSGGGSDNTYGYLTGSDHYQEFFVGRFSAETADHVAIQVNRTIRYEKTPSTTSGLFNKCIGIASDQGPGDDNEYDYQHIRNINTDLLDFTYTSQYEFFDGSQGGSDASGDPTPTQISVPLNAGAGIINYTGHGSNTSWGSSGFSNTDVNNLTNTNVWPFIWSVACVNGNFVSTTCFAEAWLRAGTSSQPEGAVATLMSTINQSWKPPMEGQDEMVDILVESYVNNIKRTFGGLSVNGMFKMNDTYNDVAMTDTWTIFGDPSLMVRTDDPHAMVVTHTPSIMMTETNFQVNCNAPDAFVCLTINHQIIGSGYVTAGVANITFPTLTTTDSILVTVTAFNYTPYQGKVAVIDIMYPDDAQALNLFEPQLSYNCTGVAVEPKLIIRNSGTNTLTSLNATSILNGTPSSVAWAGSLASFETDTITFPSVMFNLGSNNFAVYISQPNGNTDANRANDTIKRTVNVADLPVISSFTANNLSSCSAPLSVEFTNTSQNAISYLWDFGDGTTSTEQNPIHEFDALGVYDITLTASAGVCGNDISFQEGYVVVGATPPLIHDTSSCGESSFLLTATGDGTIYWYDVASGGTPLNTGNSYQTPTLSSTTTYYVENVVEGGTSYTARTNKTTSGAENVTAEQGLIFDAYQPFILKSVKIYSTSNSTSSKTITLKNSTGTETYGTITATNVPVGESRVTLNFNVPAGTDLKLVAPGYSNLWRDQSTADNIYPFTLTNLLQIKTSTAGTTPGRYYYYFYDWEVELPDCNSARSALTAFINDAEPTADFSFNMNGASVTFSDQSTVASSYSWNFGDGSSSSLPNPTHTYSTEGTFTVELTVSNGCGTDVITKDVTITFTGINETSGVSNINIYPNPSANQSVTLSFVNINSDVNINIYNLLGNLVDHISKSQITNGVNSITYNTAHLQSGIYFVEFNFDKNRKLSKLVITR; from the coding sequence ATGAAAAAGTTATTTTCCTTTTTTATTTTAGCCTGTATTGGTTTTTTATCCTTTGCACAAAATTGGGTGAATATCAACTCAGAAACTCCCAAGGCTGCAAAAATACTTCTCACAGCTGCTGATATAAATAACTCGGCTTTTAATGTTGAGTTAAAGGGTTTTTACATCGAAAATGTTACTATACCACAGGGACAAAAAATACGCATTACTGTCGAAAATACAACGCCTATTCTGGAGGCAGGCGCCCCCGACCTTCCAAAAACTGCTACATCTCTTATCGTCCCGGATAATCAGGCGATGGATGTGGTTGTAACTTATTCCAATTATGTTGAATATCAGAACATAGATATTGCTCCATCAAAAGGCAATTTTACACGCGACATTGATCCGTCGACAGTACCATACACTTACGGACCTGCATACAGCCAGAACCAGTTTTATCCCGGAACACTTGCAGAGCTCAGAGAGCCATACATCCTTAGAGATTTCAGAGGGCAAACGGTCATAACTTATCCTTTCCAGTATAACCCAGTAACAAAGGTTTTGCGTGTTTATCACAATCTATCTTTAAATGTTGTCCCAACACAAGGCCAGGTTATCAATCCCTTTATTAGAACAGAGCCATTAACAAAACTCAATAAAGAATTCAGCAATATTTATAACATACATTTTCTCAACTATAACACCAACTACAAATACACTCCTCTTGACGAACACGATAGAATGTTGATTATTTGCTACGGTAATTTTATGTCGGCTATGCAGCCTTTTGTTGACTGGAAAAATGATATAGGTATTCCAACTGAAATAATAAATGTTTCAACAGCAGGAACTACTGCTGCAGCAATAAAAACTTACGTTACAAATTATTATAACACCAATAAAATCAGCTTTTTATTACTTATTGGCGATGCAACACAGGTTCCCACTTTTACCGTATCAGGTGGTGGTTCCGATAACACATATGGTTACTTAACAGGTAGTGATCATTATCAGGAATTTTTTGTCGGGCGCTTTTCTGCTGAAACTGCTGACCATGTTGCTATCCAGGTAAACCGAACTATAAGGTATGAAAAAACACCATCTACAACTTCGGGTTTATTCAATAAATGTATTGGCATTGCTTCTGATCAGGGGCCAGGAGATGACAATGAATATGATTATCAGCACATTAGAAATATTAATACAGATTTATTGGATTTTACATATACAAGTCAATATGAATTTTTCGATGGTAGCCAGGGTGGTAGTGATGCATCAGGTGATCCCACCCCCACACAAATATCGGTACCCTTAAATGCTGGAGCTGGCATCATAAATTATACTGGACATGGCTCAAATACTTCATGGGGCTCCTCAGGTTTTTCAAATACAGATGTTAACAATTTAACAAATACTAATGTCTGGCCTTTTATCTGGTCAGTCGCCTGTGTAAATGGTAACTTTGTAAGCACCACCTGTTTTGCTGAAGCATGGCTCAGGGCCGGCACCAGTAGTCAGCCTGAAGGAGCTGTTGCCACTCTGATGTCAACAATAAATCAAAGTTGGAAACCACCCATGGAAGGACAGGATGAAATGGTTGATATCCTGGTGGAAAGCTATGTAAACAATATCAAAAGAACTTTTGGCGGATTATCGGTTAATGGTATGTTTAAAATGAATGATACCTATAATGATGTTGCCATGACAGATACCTGGACTATTTTTGGGGACCCTTCATTAATGGTCAGAACCGATGACCCTCATGCCATGGTTGTTACACATACACCTTCCATTATGATGACGGAAACAAATTTTCAAGTTAACTGCAATGCCCCCGATGCATTTGTCTGTTTAACCATTAATCATCAGATCATTGGAAGCGGTTATGTTACTGCAGGAGTGGCAAACATTACCTTCCCAACTCTAACTACTACCGACAGTATTCTTGTAACAGTTACAGCTTTTAATTACACACCCTATCAGGGGAAAGTTGCAGTTATTGACATAATGTATCCTGACGATGCTCAAGCGCTTAATCTTTTCGAGCCGCAGCTGTCGTATAATTGTACAGGCGTTGCCGTCGAACCCAAGCTTATTATTAGAAATTCCGGGACAAACACACTTACGAGCTTAAATGCCACCAGTATTTTGAACGGAACACCATCGTCCGTTGCCTGGGCGGGCAGTTTGGCAAGTTTTGAAACCGATACCATCACTTTCCCTTCGGTTATGTTTAACCTTGGCTCAAATAACTTTGCCGTGTATATTTCACAACCAAACGGAAATACAGATGCTAACCGAGCCAATGATACTATTAAAAGAACTGTAAACGTTGCAGATTTACCTGTAATCAGTTCTTTTACTGCAAACAATTTAAGTTCCTGTTCTGCGCCATTGTCTGTTGAATTTACAAACACCAGCCAGAATGCTATTTCATACTTATGGGATTTTGGTGACGGAACAACAAGCACAGAACAAAATCCTATACACGAATTTGATGCTCTGGGTGTCTATGATATTACATTAACTGCTAGTGCAGGAGTATGCGGTAACGACATTAGTTTTCAGGAAGGATACGTCGTTGTTGGCGCAACACCACCTTTGATTCATGATACATCATCCTGCGGAGAATCCAGTTTTCTTCTCACAGCAACGGGTGACGGTACTATTTATTGGTATGATGTTGCCAGCGGTGGTACACCTTTAAATACCGGAAACTCATATCAAACTCCTACATTATCTTCCACAACTACCTACTATGTGGAAAATGTGGTGGAAGGAGGAACATCATATACTGCAAGAACAAATAAAACAACATCAGGTGCAGAAAATGTTACCGCAGAGCAGGGTTTGATATTTGATGCCTATCAGCCCTTTATTTTAAAATCAGTAAAAATTTACTCAACATCAAATAGCACATCCAGCAAAACAATCACTTTGAAAAATTCTACAGGGACTGAGACCTACGGAACAATTACTGCTACTAATGTTCCGGTCGGTGAAAGTCGCGTAACACTTAATTTTAATGTACCCGCCGGCACAGATTTGAAGCTGGTTGCTCCGGGTTACAGTAATCTTTGGCGCGACCAATCTACAGCCGATAATATATATCCATTTACTCTTACAAATTTATTGCAAATCAAAACAAGTACTGCAGGCACAACTCCGGGAAGATATTATTATTATTTCTACGATTGGGAAGTTGAACTACCTGACTGCAACAGCGCACGCAGTGCTCTTACCGCATTTATCAATGATGCCGAACCTACAGCAGATTTTTCATTTAATATGAACGGAGCTTCTGTTACATTCTCTGATCAATCCACAGTAGCCTCATCATATTCCTGGAATTTCGGAGACGGAAGTTCTAGTTCTCTGCCCAACCCCACACATACTTATTCAACTGAAGGAACTTTCACCGTTGAACTAACTGTTTCAAATGGTTGTGGAACGGATGTTATTACGAAGGATGTTACAATCACATTCACGGGAATTAATGAAACTTCAGGTGTTTCTAATATAAATATTTACCCCAATCCCTCTGCAAACCAGTCGGTAACTTTATCTTTTGTAAATATCAATTCCGATGTGAACATTAACATTTATAACCTTTTGGGGAACCTTGTTGACCACATAAGTAAATCTCAAATCACAAACGGAGTGAACTCCATTACATACAATACCGCACATTTGCAATCCGGTATTTACTTCGTTGAATTCAACTTTGATAAAAACAGGAAGCTTAGTAAGCTTGTAATAACGAGATAA
- a CDS encoding outer membrane protein transport protein, whose amino-acid sequence MKRIVIVIGLIVIFISVIHAQNETDALRYSQVYYGGTARSTAMGGAFGVLGGDFSSLSINPAGIGIYKSKEISVTLGNYFVKMKSEYNKNETDDFKYNFNLNSAGAVFSFVPKKESVCKAIQIGFGFNRLNNFNYNGYFEGENYLNSIVDDFLSKAEGTVPNDLYEFDAKLAFNTFLIDTAGSLIHYVSPIFMGGTLQSKSISVSGSSNEMVITLGGNFNDKLYIGGTVGFPFVKYTETSSYEETDMSDSIPEFKKMTFNQFLNTQGTGFNFKFGIIYRPADWVRIGASIHTPTFYSMKDKWSSDITAYYDDGTKYYSESPNGVFDYQLNSPFRANGGFAFVISKYALISAEYEYVDYRNARLRSSTVRFTQENRAIHDLYTMQSNVRAGFEVKPTQMLSVRGGYAYNSSPYKSNINDGVRHTFSGGLGLRFDKFFVDLAYSYIMSKEKYYLYSSVPYPVNNSIGGNNVLLTFGMKLK is encoded by the coding sequence ATGAAAAGAATAGTAATTGTAATCGGCCTTATAGTAATCTTTATTAGTGTTATTCATGCTCAGAATGAAACGGATGCCCTAAGATATTCACAGGTCTATTATGGGGGCACTGCCCGATCCACCGCTATGGGCGGTGCTTTTGGAGTTCTAGGGGGTGACTTTTCTTCTTTAAGTATTAATCCTGCAGGGATTGGTATATATAAGAGCAAAGAAATATCCGTAACCCTTGGCAATTATTTTGTTAAAATGAAATCCGAATATAATAAAAATGAAACGGATGATTTTAAATACAATTTTAATTTAAACAGTGCGGGAGCAGTATTTAGTTTTGTTCCTAAAAAAGAGTCTGTTTGCAAAGCAATACAAATCGGTTTTGGTTTTAATCGTTTAAACAATTTTAATTATAATGGATATTTTGAAGGAGAAAATTACCTGAATTCAATTGTTGATGATTTTTTAAGCAAGGCAGAAGGAACTGTCCCCAATGACCTTTATGAATTTGATGCCAAACTTGCATTTAATACTTTTCTCATTGATACAGCCGGAAGTTTGATACATTATGTGAGCCCAATTTTTATGGGTGGAACATTGCAAAGTAAAAGTATCAGTGTTAGTGGCTCAAGTAACGAAATGGTAATTACTCTTGGCGGTAATTTTAATGATAAATTATACATCGGTGGGACAGTTGGATTTCCTTTTGTAAAATATACCGAAACTTCTTCGTACGAAGAAACAGATATGTCAGATTCTATTCCCGAATTTAAAAAAATGACCTTTAATCAGTTTTTAAACACTCAGGGAACAGGCTTCAATTTTAAATTCGGCATCATATATCGCCCTGCTGACTGGGTAAGAATAGGTGCTTCTATTCACACTCCGACTTTTTATTCTATGAAAGATAAATGGAGTTCGGATATAACTGCCTATTATGACGATGGCACAAAATATTATTCAGAATCCCCGAACGGAGTGTTTGATTATCAACTTAACTCTCCTTTCAGGGCTAATGGCGGATTTGCTTTTGTGATAAGTAAATATGCTTTGATTTCTGCTGAATATGAATATGTGGATTACAGAAATGCCCGCCTGCGTTCTTCTACAGTACGTTTTACACAAGAAAACAGGGCTATTCACGATTTATATACGATGCAATCAAATGTTCGTGCAGGTTTTGAGGTGAAACCCACCCAAATGTTAAGCGTAAGGGGCGGATATGCTTATAATTCCAGTCCTTATAAATCTAACATAAATGATGGTGTAAGGCATACGTTCAGTGGTGGACTGGGGTTAAGATTTGATAAGTTTTTTGTTGACCTTGCTTATTCTTATATAATGTCGAAAGAAAAGTATTATTTATACTCTTCAGTACCCTATCCTGTGAACAACTCTATTGGAGGAAACAATGTTCTTCTTACATTTGGAATGAAATTGAAATAA